The following are encoded together in the Planctomycetota bacterium genome:
- a CDS encoding DUF2188 domain-containing protein gives MTTGNNYSVGPNENGWGVKRDGASRCSSVHETQAKAIKAGAALAKESEGELRIKGRDGRIRDSDTYGKHDPNPPRDRKH, from the coding sequence ATGACAACAGGCAACAATTACAGCGTCGGGCCGAACGAAAACGGTTGGGGAGTCAAGCGGGATGGTGCAAGCCGGTGTTCATCGGTGCACGAAACCCAAGCAAAGGCAATCAAGGCCGGGGCGGCCCTTGCCAAGGAGAGCGAGGGCGAGCTCAGGATCAAGGGCAGGGATGGAAGAATCCGCGATAGCGACACCTACGGCAAGCACGATCCGAATCCGCCGCGCGACCGGAAGCACTAG